A genomic segment from Helicobacter sp. NHP19-012 encodes:
- a CDS encoding HypC/HybG/HupF family hydrogenase formation chaperone gives MCLAIPSKVIALQGNTATLETLGVQRQASLDLIDEPLEVGDFVLLHVGFVVGKIDTDEALESLKLYAEMIAKMDQDG, from the coding sequence ATGTGTTTGGCGATCCCCTCTAAGGTCATTGCCCTACAAGGCAACACGGCGACTTTAGAAACTTTGGGCGTGCAAAGGCAGGCGAGCTTGGATTTGATAGACGAGCCGCTAGAAGTGGGGGATTTCGTGCTCTTGCATGTGGGCTTTGTGGTGGGCAAGATCGACACTGATGAAGCCCTAGAGTCTTTAAAACTTTACGCCGAGATGATCGCCAAAATGGATCAAGATGGCTGA
- a CDS encoding dehypoxanthine futalosine cyclase encodes MRLSRTELLDYMANKPLKELGQMALAKKEELHPENTTTFIVDRNINYTNICFVDCKFCAFKRTLKDKDAYILDFETIDKKIEELLAIGGTQILFQGGVHPQLKIDYYENLVAHIAKKFPTITIHGFSAVEIDYIAKVSRLSLQEVLERLKAAGLSSIPGAGAEILSDRVRAKIAPKKLSADRWIEVHKEAHKLGIKSTATMMFGTTDTDEDIAEHLERVRNLQDETGGFRAFILWSFQPDFTPLQQEMPHIKKASSNRYLRLLACSRLFLDNVRNIQSSWVTQGAFIGQLALLFGANDLGSVMMEENVVKAAGTSFCLNEQEMVHLIADIGSKAAKRNTAYEILKRYHV; translated from the coding sequence ATGCGCTTAAGTAGAACGGAATTATTAGACTACATGGCAAATAAACCCCTCAAAGAGTTGGGGCAAATGGCATTGGCTAAAAAAGAGGAGCTGCACCCCGAGAACACCACGACCTTTATTGTGGATCGCAATATTAATTACACAAATATTTGCTTTGTGGATTGTAAGTTTTGCGCCTTTAAGCGCACGCTCAAGGATAAGGACGCCTATATTTTGGACTTTGAAACGATCGATAAAAAGATTGAGGAGTTGCTAGCCATTGGGGGGACGCAAATCCTCTTTCAAGGCGGGGTGCACCCACAGCTTAAAATTGATTACTACGAAAACCTAGTCGCCCATATTGCTAAGAAGTTTCCCACGATCACCATACACGGCTTTTCAGCGGTGGAGATCGACTACATCGCCAAAGTTTCTAGGCTGTCTTTGCAAGAAGTGTTGGAGCGTTTGAAGGCGGCGGGCTTAAGCTCAATTCCGGGGGCAGGAGCAGAGATTTTAAGCGATCGGGTTAGGGCGAAAATCGCGCCTAAGAAACTCAGTGCCGATCGTTGGATTGAGGTGCATAAGGAAGCGCATAAGCTTGGGATTAAAAGCACGGCGACCATGATGTTTGGCACGACAGACACTGATGAGGACATCGCCGAGCATTTGGAGCGGGTGCGTAACTTGCAAGATGAGACGGGGGGGTTTCGGGCGTTCATTTTGTGGAGCTTTCAGCCAGACTTTACCCCCTTGCAGCAAGAAATGCCCCACATTAAAAAGGCAAGTTCTAACCGCTATTTGCGTTTGTTAGCTTGCAGTCGGTTATTTTTAGATAATGTTAGAAATATCCAAAGTTCTTGGGTAACACAGGGGGCGTTTATCGGGCAGTTAGCCTTGCTCTTTGGGGCGAATGATTTAGGGAGTGTGATGATGGAGGAAAATGTCGTCAAGGCGGCGGGCACGAGCTTTTGCTTAAACGAGCAGGAAATGGTGCACTTGATTGCGGACATTGGTAGCAAGGCAGCCAAACGCAACACGGCTTACGAAATCTTAAAACGCTACCATGTCTAA
- a CDS encoding M16 family metallopeptidase produces MPTKIKTQEKTAEVIKRDEVGEGIHYFEVKGVKIPVIYEDNHLLPMGTIKLMFMGGGNIMDKDKYGLSKLSAGILNKGTKELGNVAFAEQLEQLAITLDADIRLESLHIDLSFLKEYEGKAIGYLHDLLLSPNLTPRALEKVQQHMVAAALNKESNFDYVAQLGLNEILFAGTPLAHPATGTPKSIKSISLEDVKKRLEDALDIERLIIVMGGDLDIDKTLEALKPTLEALPSNKPFFTPYFDTTQKPETKIIYKDSQQAYIYFGSPFHMKDLEKDLPLAKVMGFVLGSSGFGSRLMDIIRVKEGLAYSAYMRIQLSRIINCTTGYLQTKLENQDKSIALVKKVIKEFVEKGITQEELDGAKKFLLGSEPLANETISKRLTSKFHNFYLGLPLNYDAIMLDRIKNMTLKEINDYIKSHTEINDLSFSIVTMDPKNPKYNKSVGKEEQKKAN; encoded by the coding sequence ATGCCAACAAAAATAAAGACGCAAGAAAAGACCGCAGAAGTGATCAAACGCGACGAGGTGGGCGAGGGGATCCATTACTTTGAGGTTAAGGGGGTAAAAATCCCTGTGATTTACGAGGACAACCACTTGTTGCCCATGGGGACGATCAAGCTGATGTTCATGGGTGGGGGCAATATCATGGACAAGGACAAATACGGCTTATCAAAGCTCAGTGCCGGCATACTAAATAAGGGCACGAAGGAGTTAGGCAATGTCGCCTTTGCCGAGCAGTTGGAGCAATTAGCCATCACTTTGGATGCAGATATCCGCCTAGAGTCTTTGCACATTGACTTGAGCTTTTTAAAAGAGTATGAGGGCAAAGCCATAGGTTATTTACACGATCTCTTGCTCTCACCCAACCTTACACCCAGAGCACTAGAGAAGGTCCAACAGCACATGGTCGCCGCCGCCTTGAATAAAGAGAGCAATTTTGACTATGTGGCGCAGCTAGGTTTAAATGAAATTCTTTTTGCAGGCACCCCTCTAGCCCACCCTGCCACAGGCACACCCAAGAGCATTAAATCGATCTCTTTGGAGGATGTCAAAAAACGCCTAGAGGACGCGCTAGACATTGAGCGGTTAATCATTGTCATGGGGGGGGATTTAGATATTGATAAAACCCTAGAAGCTTTGAAACCCACCTTAGAGGCTTTGCCCTCCAACAAGCCTTTTTTCACCCCTTACTTTGACACCACCCAAAAGCCCGAAACCAAAATCATTTACAAGGACAGCCAACAAGCCTATATCTACTTTGGCTCACCCTTCCACATGAAAGACCTAGAAAAAGACCTACCCCTAGCTAAAGTGATGGGCTTTGTGCTAGGTTCTAGTGGGTTTGGCTCGCGTTTAATGGATATTATTCGGGTTAAAGAGGGCTTGGCTTACAGCGCGTATATGCGTATCCAACTCTCACGTATCATCAATTGCACCACAGGTTATCTACAAACCAAACTAGAAAATCAGGATAAGAGCATCGCCTTAGTCAAAAAAGTGATTAAAGAATTTGTCGAAAAGGGGATCACGCAAGAGGAATTAGACGGGGCGAAAAAATTCTTGCTAGGCTCAGAACCTCTAGCTAATGAAACGATCAGCAAACGCCTCACTAGCAAGTTTCATAATTTCTACTTAGGCTTGCCCCTAAACTACGATGCCATCATGCTCGATCGGATCAAAAACATGACTCTAAAAGAAATCAACGACTACATCAAGTCCCACACAGAGATCAACGACCTAAGCTTTAGCATCGTAACGATGGATCCAAAAAACCCCAAATACAATAAATCTGTGGGTAAAGAGGAACAAAAAAAGGCTAACTAA
- the hypD gene encoding hydrogenase formation protein HypD, producing the protein MKMADLIDSFRDKHTILALVSQIKKESIGLKTPFKIMEVCGGHTHALMRYGLLNLLQDTPLDFVHGPGCPVCVMPKLRIDEAIALAQMPNTILITLADLMRVPGSKGSLQSLRAQGADVRFAYAPLQALEVAIQNPDKKVVFVAIGFETTTPMTASLLLQAKEKGIKNLFIHNNHVLVPPSVQAVLKNSKIDALIAPSHVSVITGAKIYRPLLDLFKIPIVVAGFEPVDMLDGILRIVRQALKKQTLLEIQYSRAVSFEGNLKAQSLIAETMQVRENFEWRGLGEIPFSAMQMRPEFADFDVEVVFAEFLPKASALEPKNCLCGEILKGLAKPLDCTLFNKACTPSHPVGACMVSAEGACAAYYKYLS; encoded by the coding sequence ATCAAGATGGCTGATTTGATCGACTCGTTTAGGGATAAACACACCATTTTAGCCCTAGTGAGCCAAATCAAAAAAGAGAGCATAGGACTCAAAACCCCCTTTAAGATCATGGAAGTGTGTGGGGGGCACACGCATGCTTTAATGCGCTATGGCTTATTAAATCTCTTGCAAGATACCCCCCTAGACTTTGTGCATGGCCCGGGTTGCCCTGTGTGCGTGATGCCCAAATTACGCATTGATGAAGCCATTGCCCTAGCCCAAATGCCAAATACAATTTTGATCACCCTTGCGGATTTAATGCGTGTGCCCGGCAGTAAGGGCAGTTTGCAATCTTTAAGGGCACAAGGGGCAGATGTACGCTTTGCCTACGCCCCCTTACAAGCCCTAGAAGTGGCGATACAAAACCCCGATAAAAAGGTGGTCTTTGTGGCGATCGGCTTTGAAACCACCACGCCAATGACCGCAAGCCTTCTATTGCAAGCAAAGGAAAAAGGAATAAAAAACCTTTTCATACACAATAACCATGTCCTTGTGCCTCCTAGCGTGCAAGCGGTGCTAAAGAACTCTAAGATCGATGCCCTCATCGCCCCCTCGCATGTGAGTGTGATCACGGGGGCTAAGATTTATAGACCTTTGCTGGATTTGTTTAAAATCCCCATTGTGGTGGCGGGCTTTGAGCCTGTGGACATGCTCGATGGCATTTTACGCATTGTGCGCCAAGCTCTAAAGAAACAAACCCTTTTAGAGATCCAATACAGCCGGGCGGTGAGCTTTGAGGGCAATTTAAAGGCGCAAAGTTTGATCGCTGAGACTATGCAAGTGCGTGAAAACTTTGAGTGGCGAGGATTGGGAGAAATCCCATTTTCGGCAATGCAAATGCGCCCCGAGTTTGCGGATTTTGACGTTGAAGTGGTCTTTGCTGAGTTCTTGCCAAAGGCGAGCGCATTAGAGCCTAAAAACTGCCTATGTGGGGAGATCTTAAAAGGACTTGCCAAACCTTTGGATTGCACCTTGTTTAACAAGGCTTGCACACCTAGCCACCCCGTGGGGGCATGCATGGTGAGCGCAGAAGGGGCTTGTGCGGCGTATTATAAATACCTTAGTTAG